CCGCAGCAATACCCATCCGTCGCCGTTCTTCCAATCAGATCAGTTCGACATCTTTAGCCATCCTCCCTGCGAAAAAAAACTCGGAAAAATCGAAACCTTCTGCTGTTTCATCAACTTGACCAACTGCCTCACTTCCCTTCCACACAAGGCCATAGCCTGCCATAAGATAAAGAAAAAAAAGTGATTGGGCATTTCTCTGGTCCTCTCGCATTCGTTCTCGCAACACACCAGGACGCCCGAACCTGTCTGCTCCAATGGATATTTCGTAGTTAATAGGCCAAGCGTTTTCATGTTCTCTATAATACACCTCGAACTCGATAGGACCTGTTTGTCCCTGCGTCCGCAACTTCTCGAACCCACCGCGTCCTCGTGCATCGCAAGCCTCCTCAACGCCGAACTTAAGCGCATCCGCAAGAAATCCAAACGCATCGAATAGAGCACTTTTTCCCACGCCATTTTTGCCGATCACCACTGTCATAGGGGTAAGCGGCTGGCTATCCGGTTGGTTCAGGGGACCCAGCGTAACATCCTTGAGCACCTTGAAATTTTTGATTCTCACGCCTTCTATCTTGGCCATTTTTCAGTCCTCTTTGGCGTTGTTTTCTTCAAATCCTTCTATGCTATAATCGCCGACTTCTTAGAGCTGGGTAACACAAT
This genomic window from Gemmatimonadota bacterium contains:
- a CDS encoding AAA family ATPase, whose amino-acid sequence is MAKIEGVRIKNFKVLKDVTLGPLNQPDSQPLTPMTVVIGKNGVGKSALFDAFGFLADALKFGVEEACDARGRGGFEKLRTQGQTGPIEFEVYYREHENAWPINYEISIGADRFGRPGVLRERMREDQRNAQSLFFLYLMAGYGLVWKGSEAVGQVDETAEGFDFSEFFFAGRMAKDVELI